In Planifilum fimeticola, a single window of DNA contains:
- a CDS encoding pro-sigmaK processing inhibitor BofA family protein — MDIGWWGLAAGGGIVLFMILSRSVIRPLRWLWFGIIYTAVGSLVLFLLNLAGELVQFRIPINPVTAFITGVLGLPGLLYLVLVKIFFLGG, encoded by the coding sequence TTGGATATCGGATGGTGGGGATTGGCCGCCGGAGGGGGGATCGTCCTTTTCATGATATTGAGCCGTTCGGTGATTCGACCCTTGAGATGGCTTTGGTTCGGGATCATCTATACCGCCGTGGGCTCGTTGGTTTTGTTTTTGCTCAACTTGGCCGGAGAGCTGGTGCAGTTCCGGATTCCGATCAATCCGGTCACCGCCTTTATCACCGGTGTGCTGGGGTTGCCGGGGCTTCTGTACTTGGTTCTGGTCAAGATCTTTTTCCTCGGGGGATGA